In Chelonia mydas isolate rCheMyd1 chromosome 20, rCheMyd1.pri.v2, whole genome shotgun sequence, a single genomic region encodes these proteins:
- the BIN2 gene encoding bridging integrator 2 isoform X1 has product MADGKTGGAGQFAKQVQKRFSRAQEKVLQKLGKTVETKDEQFEQSAYDFQQQQIEGQKLYKDLKAFLSAVKVMHESSRKVAETLHEIYNVEWDGHGDLKAIAESNDLLWEDYEEKLADQAVRTMENYMAQFGEIKERIAKRGRKVVDYDSARHHLEALQNAKKKDEAKIAKAEEEFYKAQAVFEDLNKELREELPVLYNSRIACYVTIFQNISNLRDIFYKEMSKLNHDLYEVMSKLEKQHSSKVFIIKGVPSNRRSLVISSPVSRPPVVFTSLGNSADGTPELPPNDSTCHARESVSSAAEGEAASSGGSEIQDERPASPAAVLTPDKKESMSAAEVQSGSSGASEIQDETPTSPAVPMHDKRESLSAAEMESGSSGASEIQDETPTSPAVPMHDKRESLSAAEVESGSSGASEIQNENQSGTLEEPSRVTERSYRGVEDIAAATAAEILSAAIAEAVGKAKTSPPPSDGASAQTQTPGSLEADTSDLQGGNECSVLHASNEIPSLQAPPSPDLREEANPSGDTQPTASQQESSQPGNGMPLGEVLVCPENATYPPDEDASPPTPVHEVHQDPASTRGSSPPEAEERANGQKQPQPETERTICQPSREAEEDRGSEGSMEELNISPTVAETQMMFAFTPNGETGSSSHELPVGFLFKAQAIQTHTSDDENHLQFREGEIILVVTNSQAQEEGFLTGFKESDWKVNRDLLQKRAFPQDLIRPISSK; this is encoded by the exons ATGGCAGATGGCAAGACAGGAGGAGCTGGGCAGTTTGCAAAGCAGGTCCAAAAGCGATTTAGCCGAGCCCAAGAGAAG GTGTTGCAGAAACTGGGCAAGACGGTAGAAACCAAAGATGAGCAATTCGAGCAAAGCGCTTACGATTTCCAGCAGCAACAG ATTGAAGGCCAGAAACTCTACAAGGACCTTAAGGCTTTCCTCAGCGCTGTGAAAG TGATGCAcgaaagttccaggaaagtggcggAAACCCTGCACGAAATTTACAATGTGGAATGGGATGGACACGGGGACTTGAAAGCCATTGCAGAG AGCAATGACCTCCTGTGGGAAGACTATGAGGAAAAACTAGCTGACCAGGCGGTGAGAACCATGGAGAACTACATGGCTCAGTTTGGTGAAATCAAG GAGCGAATTGCTAAGCGGGGGCGGAAGGTGGTGGATTACGACAGCGCCAGGCATCACCTGGAGGCGCTGCAGAATGCCAAGAAGAAAGATGAAGCTAAGATTGCAAAG GCTGAAGAGGAATTCTACAAAGCGCAGGCTGTGTTTGAGGATCTTAACAAAGAACTTCGAGAGGAGCTCCCGGTTCTTTATAACAG CCGCATTGCTTGCTACGTGACCATCTTCCAGAATATTTCCAATTTAAGAGACATCTTCTACAAGGAGATGAGTAAG CTGAACCACGACTTGTATGAGGTGATGAGCAAACTGGAAAAGCAGCACTCCAGCAAAGTCTTTATCATTAAAGGGGTGCCGAG TAACAGGCGCtcgctggtcatctcctccccggTGAGTCGTCCTCCTGTCGTTTTCACATCTCTGGGAAATTCTGCAGATGGGACCCCTGAGCTGCCTCCTAACGATTCAACGTGTCACGCGAGAGAATCTGTTTCTTCAGCAGCAGAGGGGGAGGCCGCATCCTCTGGTGGCAGCGAAATCCAGGATGAGCGACCGGCATCTCCTGCTGCTGTTTTGACCCCCGACAAGAAAGAGTCCATGTCAGCAGCAGAGGTGCAGTCCGGGTCCTCTGGTGCCAGTGAAATCCAGGATGAGACACCCACCTCTCCTGCTGTTCCGATGCATGACAAGAGAGAATCCCTGTCAGCAGCAGAGATGGAGTCTGGGTCCTCTGGTGCCAGTGAAATCCAGGATGAGACACCCACCTCTCCTGCTGTTCCGATGCATGACAAGAGAGAATCTCTGTCAGCAGCAGAGGTGGAGTCCGGGTCCTCTGGTGCCAGTGAAATCCAGAATGAGAATCAAAGTGGGACTCTGGAGGAACCCAGCCGAGTGACAGAGAGGTCATACCGGGGAGTTGAAGATATTGCAGCAGCTACGGCTGCAGAGATTCTATCTGCCGCTATAGCTGAGGCTGTGGGCAAAGCCAAAACGTCTCCGCCGCCCTCTGATGGTGCATCAGCCCAAACCCAGACTCCAGGAAGCCTGGAGGCCGACACTAGCGACCTGCAGGGGGGAAATGAATGCTCTGTACTCCATGCGAGCAATGAAATCCCATCTCTGCAAGCACCCCCTTCACCTGACTTGAGAGAGGAGGCCAACCCATCAGGAGATACCCAACCCACAGCTTCCCAGCAAGAATCAAGTCAGCCAGGAAACGGGATGCCCCTCGGTGAGGTTTTAGTTTGCCCTGAAAATGCCACGTACCCTCCTGACGAAGacgcttcccctcccaccccagtccATGAAGTTCATCAAGACCCAGCCAGCACCCGTGGCTCCAGTCCACCCGAAGCAGAGGAACGGGCCAATGGCCAGAAGCAGCCGCAGCCAGAGACTGAGCGGACGATTTGCCAGCCAAGCCGGGAGGCCGAAGAGGACCGGGGCAGCGAGGGGAGCATGGAAGAACTAAACATTTCCCCAACGGTGGCTGAAACACAG ATGATGTTTGCCTTCACTCCAAATGGTgaaacaggcagcagcagccatgagctgcCTGTGGGCTTCCTCTTCAAG GCTCAAGCAATCCAGACTCACACGTCAGACGATGAAAATCATCTGCAGTTCAGGGAAGGGGAGATAATTCTGGTGGTAACCAACTCTCAGGCCCAG
- the BIN2 gene encoding bridging integrator 2 isoform X2: MADGKTGGAGQFAKQVQKRFSRAQEKVLQKLGKTVETKDEQFEQSAYDFQQQQIEGQKLYKDLKAFLSAVKVMHESSRKVAETLHEIYNVEWDGHGDLKAIAESNDLLWEDYEEKLADQAVRTMENYMAQFGEIKERIAKRGRKVVDYDSARHHLEALQNAKKKDEAKIAKAEEEFYKAQAVFEDLNKELREELPVLYNSRIACYVTIFQNISNLRDIFYKEMSKLNHDLYEVMSKLEKQHSSKVFIIKGVPSNRRSLVISSPVSRPPVVFTSLGNSADGTPELPPNDSTCHARESVSSAAEGEAASSGGSEIQDERPASPAAVLTPDKKESMSAAEVQSGSSGASEIQDETPTSPAVPMHDKRESLSAAEVESGSSGASEIQNENQSGTLEEPSRVTERSYRGVEDIAAATAAEILSAAIAEAVGKAKTSPPPSDGASAQTQTPGSLEADTSDLQGGNECSVLHASNEIPSLQAPPSPDLREEANPSGDTQPTASQQESSQPGNGMPLGEVLVCPENATYPPDEDASPPTPVHEVHQDPASTRGSSPPEAEERANGQKQPQPETERTICQPSREAEEDRGSEGSMEELNISPTVAETQMMFAFTPNGETGSSSHELPVGFLFKAQAIQTHTSDDENHLQFREGEIILVVTNSQAQEEGFLTGFKESDWKVNRDLLQKRAFPQDLIRPISSK, from the exons ATGGCAGATGGCAAGACAGGAGGAGCTGGGCAGTTTGCAAAGCAGGTCCAAAAGCGATTTAGCCGAGCCCAAGAGAAG GTGTTGCAGAAACTGGGCAAGACGGTAGAAACCAAAGATGAGCAATTCGAGCAAAGCGCTTACGATTTCCAGCAGCAACAG ATTGAAGGCCAGAAACTCTACAAGGACCTTAAGGCTTTCCTCAGCGCTGTGAAAG TGATGCAcgaaagttccaggaaagtggcggAAACCCTGCACGAAATTTACAATGTGGAATGGGATGGACACGGGGACTTGAAAGCCATTGCAGAG AGCAATGACCTCCTGTGGGAAGACTATGAGGAAAAACTAGCTGACCAGGCGGTGAGAACCATGGAGAACTACATGGCTCAGTTTGGTGAAATCAAG GAGCGAATTGCTAAGCGGGGGCGGAAGGTGGTGGATTACGACAGCGCCAGGCATCACCTGGAGGCGCTGCAGAATGCCAAGAAGAAAGATGAAGCTAAGATTGCAAAG GCTGAAGAGGAATTCTACAAAGCGCAGGCTGTGTTTGAGGATCTTAACAAAGAACTTCGAGAGGAGCTCCCGGTTCTTTATAACAG CCGCATTGCTTGCTACGTGACCATCTTCCAGAATATTTCCAATTTAAGAGACATCTTCTACAAGGAGATGAGTAAG CTGAACCACGACTTGTATGAGGTGATGAGCAAACTGGAAAAGCAGCACTCCAGCAAAGTCTTTATCATTAAAGGGGTGCCGAG TAACAGGCGCtcgctggtcatctcctccccggTGAGTCGTCCTCCTGTCGTTTTCACATCTCTGGGAAATTCTGCAGATGGGACCCCTGAGCTGCCTCCTAACGATTCAACGTGTCACGCGAGAGAATCTGTTTCTTCAGCAGCAGAGGGGGAGGCCGCATCCTCTGGTGGCAGCGAAATCCAGGATGAGCGACCGGCATCTCCTGCTGCTGTTTTGACCCCCGACAAGAAAGAGTCCATGTCAGCAGCAGAGGTGCAGTCCGGGTCCTCTGGTGCCAGTGAAATCCAGGATGAGACACCCACCTCTCCTGCTGTTCCGATGCATGACAAGAGAGAATCCCTGTCAGCAGCAGAG GTGGAGTCCGGGTCCTCTGGTGCCAGTGAAATCCAGAATGAGAATCAAAGTGGGACTCTGGAGGAACCCAGCCGAGTGACAGAGAGGTCATACCGGGGAGTTGAAGATATTGCAGCAGCTACGGCTGCAGAGATTCTATCTGCCGCTATAGCTGAGGCTGTGGGCAAAGCCAAAACGTCTCCGCCGCCCTCTGATGGTGCATCAGCCCAAACCCAGACTCCAGGAAGCCTGGAGGCCGACACTAGCGACCTGCAGGGGGGAAATGAATGCTCTGTACTCCATGCGAGCAATGAAATCCCATCTCTGCAAGCACCCCCTTCACCTGACTTGAGAGAGGAGGCCAACCCATCAGGAGATACCCAACCCACAGCTTCCCAGCAAGAATCAAGTCAGCCAGGAAACGGGATGCCCCTCGGTGAGGTTTTAGTTTGCCCTGAAAATGCCACGTACCCTCCTGACGAAGacgcttcccctcccaccccagtccATGAAGTTCATCAAGACCCAGCCAGCACCCGTGGCTCCAGTCCACCCGAAGCAGAGGAACGGGCCAATGGCCAGAAGCAGCCGCAGCCAGAGACTGAGCGGACGATTTGCCAGCCAAGCCGGGAGGCCGAAGAGGACCGGGGCAGCGAGGGGAGCATGGAAGAACTAAACATTTCCCCAACGGTGGCTGAAACACAG ATGATGTTTGCCTTCACTCCAAATGGTgaaacaggcagcagcagccatgagctgcCTGTGGGCTTCCTCTTCAAG GCTCAAGCAATCCAGACTCACACGTCAGACGATGAAAATCATCTGCAGTTCAGGGAAGGGGAGATAATTCTGGTGGTAACCAACTCTCAGGCCCAG